The Gopherus evgoodei ecotype Sinaloan lineage chromosome 8, rGopEvg1_v1.p, whole genome shotgun sequence genome includes a region encoding these proteins:
- the TMEM69 gene encoding transmembrane protein 69 — MFHLVQRCCSHIPLKLQKLTLRRLLQYGRNKTTCPSPLSLPLQRVLSHPSRPQLLSQASACVTKAQGFHCSLRCLKKRKPKDPEPQLGLLRHDMRSLKDSPKPAFYLGLAGLIPFVSVPLIMAVQQTYYPELAFAQMTYGATIVSFLGGVRWGFALPESSPATPDWMNLGNSIVPPLLAWFAILFKEDLTQAAIMVIIGFGVALHYDLALLPTYPSWFKALRVLLTVVAVFSLVATLGLMDVYPEKQLSNSASKSK, encoded by the exons ATGTTTCACCTTGTACAGCGATGTTGTTCCCACATACctttaaaa CTCCAGAAGTTGACCCTTCGCAGACTACTACAGTATGGAAGGAATAAGACCACTTGTCCTTCTCCTCTCAGTCTCCctctgcaaagagttctttcccATCCGTCGAGACCTCAGCTCCTCAGCCAGGCCTCAGCCTGTGTAACCAAGGCCCAGGGATTCCATTGCTCCCTCCGCTGCTTAAAGAAAAGGAAACCAAAAGATCCTGAACCCCAGCTGGGGCTTCTGCGCCATGATATGAGGTCACTCAAGGACTCACCAAAGCCTGCCTTTTACCTGGGCCTTGCAGGGTTGATTCCATTTGTTTCAGTGCCACTGATTATGGCTGTCCAACAGACCTACTACCCCGAATTGGCATTTGCTCAAATGACATATGGGGCCACTATAGTCTCTTTTCTAGGAGGAGTCAGGTGGGGATTTGCTCTCCCAGAAAGTAGCCCAGCCACTCCTGATTGGATGAACTTAGGGAACAGTATAGTTCCCCCTTTATTGGCCTGGTTTGCCATACTTTTTAAAGAGGACCTCACTCAAGCTGCAATCATGGTGATAATTGGCTTCGGGGTAGCATTGCATTATGACCTTGCTCTTCTTCCTACTTATCCCAGCTGGTTTAAAGCCCTAAGGGTATTACTAACAGTGGTGGCAGTATTTTCATTGGTAGCCACCTTGGGACTTATGGATGTTTATCCAGAGAAGCAGCTAAGTAACAGTGCAAGTAAAAGTAAATGA